One genomic segment of Pandoraea sputorum includes these proteins:
- a CDS encoding aromatic-ring-hydroxylating dioxygenase subunit beta translates to MLLPGFEKKHIAHDAALIARAAVEDFHAEYCAVLDGGDLERWPEFFTENCVYRVTELENATCGLPVGLVYAEGRNMLHDRAVAISRTQMFAPRSMLHFISNVRILSATDEEIVAQSNYMLLQTLVEGATTLHQAGRLFDRFARNGNILLLKERQAVYDTAMIANDLAYPV, encoded by the coding sequence ATGCTGCTGCCAGGTTTCGAAAAAAAGCACATTGCGCATGACGCGGCCTTGATCGCGCGCGCTGCCGTGGAGGATTTTCACGCGGAATACTGTGCCGTGCTCGACGGCGGTGACCTCGAACGCTGGCCGGAATTCTTCACGGAGAATTGTGTGTACCGTGTGACCGAGCTCGAGAATGCCACTTGCGGCCTGCCCGTAGGGCTGGTGTACGCGGAGGGCCGCAACATGCTTCACGACCGCGCCGTGGCCATTTCGCGCACGCAGATGTTCGCACCGCGCAGCATGCTGCATTTCATCTCGAACGTTCGTATCCTGAGCGCGACCGACGAAGAGATCGTCGCCCAGAGCAATTACATGCTGCTCCAGACGCTGGTCGAAGGCGCGACCACGTTGCATCAGGCCGGCCGTCTTTTTGATCGCTTCGCCCGTAATGGCAATATCTTGCTGCTCAAGGAGCGCCAGGCCGTCTACGACACTGCGATGATCGCCAATGACCTCGCATATCCCGTATGA
- a CDS encoding SDR family NAD(P)-dependent oxidoreductase, which yields MQSEKRGFRRPRMLGQVGLVTGGGSGIGRATAIQMAIEGAAAVVIAGRRQEEGEAVAVECRAMGGEAMFVKTDVTREEDIAHLIHIVTTRFGQLDVAFNNAGFQERRASIDAQDASVYASVFDTNVRSVFLCLRHQVPAMEKSGGGRIVINASVSGVRNPNPGLALYSASKAAVISLMRSAAMECAPRGIRINAVAPGRVVTDMMLASGIADMSSVAAALPLRRMGQPEEVAEAVIWLASDEASYIVGHVLAADGGFLAS from the coding sequence ATGCAGTCCGAGAAACGTGGTTTTCGACGTCCGCGCATGTTGGGACAAGTGGGTCTGGTCACGGGCGGGGGAAGTGGCATTGGTCGCGCGACGGCCATCCAAATGGCCATCGAGGGCGCTGCGGCCGTGGTCATCGCCGGGCGGCGTCAGGAGGAAGGCGAGGCCGTTGCAGTGGAGTGCCGGGCGATGGGGGGCGAGGCCATGTTCGTGAAAACGGATGTGACGCGCGAGGAGGACATCGCGCACCTCATTCACATTGTCACGACGCGATTCGGGCAACTGGACGTTGCGTTCAACAATGCGGGCTTTCAGGAACGACGCGCCTCCATCGACGCACAAGACGCTTCGGTCTACGCCAGCGTATTCGATACCAACGTACGATCAGTGTTTCTTTGCCTGAGACACCAAGTCCCGGCGATGGAAAAAAGCGGGGGCGGACGCATCGTCATCAACGCGTCCGTCAGTGGCGTGAGAAACCCCAATCCCGGTCTGGCACTTTACTCGGCATCCAAAGCAGCCGTCATCTCGTTGATGCGCTCGGCCGCCATGGAATGCGCGCCACGGGGCATTCGAATCAATGCCGTCGCGCCGGGACGCGTGGTCACCGACATGATGCTCGCTTCGGGCATCGCGGACATGTCGAGCGTTGCCGCTGCGCTGCCATTGCGGCGGATGGGCCAACCGGAAGAAGTCGCTGAAGCGGTCATCTGGCTGGCCTCGGATGAGGCCTCCTATATCGTCGGCCACGTTCTGGCGGCCGACGGTGGATTTCTGGCGTCTTAG
- a CDS encoding aromatic ring-hydroxylating dioxygenase subunit alpha — MYSCETVIGGPTPPIKNQAVENLTWPEEGLQAIPDWVYTSESVYAREVERIFHGRTWNFVALEAEVPNTGDYKRSYVGPTPVVVSRAEDGSIHVFENRCAHRGAEFCRHSRGNNTEFVCPYHQWSYDLKGNLQGVPFRRGVNKLGGMPKDFRNEQHGLRKLAVTTRNGVVFASFVHDMEPIEDYLTPEILTDFDAVFNGKKLRVLGFYKNELPCNWKMYHENLKDPYHATLLHSFLVVFGLLVAGNRSAMIADSKYGIHGTMASAKSDSLYASVDEDKKKEMRSFHEGMTLRDERFLEFVKEFDSEWSVTMQTIWPNLIVQREMNTLGVRHIVPNGPNSMIMLWTMFGYEDDTDEMVRHRLRQGNLMGPSGFLGLEDNEAMKFVQEGVRRSVTDRSIIKLDADKIGTADSLISEAAIRSMYKHYREVMGF; from the coding sequence GTGTACTCCTGCGAAACCGTGATCGGTGGCCCGACGCCGCCCATCAAAAATCAAGCTGTCGAAAACCTGACGTGGCCGGAAGAGGGCCTGCAAGCCATTCCCGATTGGGTCTACACGAGCGAATCGGTGTATGCCCGCGAGGTGGAGCGCATCTTTCACGGCCGTACGTGGAACTTCGTGGCGCTCGAAGCCGAAGTGCCCAACACCGGCGATTACAAGCGGTCCTACGTAGGCCCGACACCGGTCGTCGTGTCGCGCGCCGAGGACGGTTCAATCCATGTATTCGAGAACCGCTGCGCCCACCGCGGCGCCGAGTTCTGCCGTCACAGCCGGGGAAACAACACCGAATTCGTTTGCCCGTATCACCAGTGGTCTTATGACCTGAAAGGAAATCTGCAGGGAGTGCCGTTTCGCCGTGGCGTGAACAAGCTAGGCGGCATGCCGAAGGACTTCCGCAACGAGCAGCACGGTCTGCGCAAGCTCGCGGTGACCACGCGCAATGGTGTGGTCTTTGCGTCGTTCGTACACGACATGGAGCCGATCGAGGACTACCTCACGCCGGAGATCCTCACGGACTTCGACGCCGTGTTCAACGGCAAGAAGCTGCGCGTTCTCGGCTTCTACAAGAACGAGTTGCCGTGCAACTGGAAGATGTACCACGAGAACCTGAAGGATCCGTACCACGCAACGCTCCTGCACTCGTTCCTGGTCGTGTTCGGATTGCTGGTGGCAGGCAATCGCTCGGCCATGATCGCCGACAGCAAATACGGCATTCACGGCACGATGGCCTCGGCGAAGAGCGATTCGCTGTACGCCAGCGTCGACGAGGACAAGAAGAAGGAAATGCGCTCTTTTCACGAGGGCATGACGCTACGCGACGAGCGCTTCCTTGAATTCGTCAAGGAATTCGACTCCGAATGGTCGGTCACGATGCAGACGATCTGGCCGAACCTGATCGTGCAGCGCGAGATGAACACGCTGGGCGTCCGGCACATCGTACCCAACGGTCCGAACAGCATGATCATGCTGTGGACCATGTTCGGCTACGAGGACGATACGGACGAGATGGTCCGTCACCGTCTGCGCCAGGGCAACCTGATGGGGCCCTCCGGCTTCCTGGGACTGGAAGACAACGAGGCGATGAAGTTCGTGCAGGAAGGGGTGCGGCGATCCGTGACCGACCGCAGCATCATCAAGCTCGACGCCGACAAGATCGGCACGGCAGACAGCCTCATTTCCGAGGCGGCTATCCGGTCGATGTACAAACACTATCGCGAAGTCATGGGGTTCTGA
- a CDS encoding NAD(P)/FAD-dependent oxidoreductase, whose amino-acid sequence MEQTYLIIGGGQAGGRAAETLRQQGVTGRVVIVGDESCPPYERPPLSKEVLTAPGDDTCFNGWLHEAVFYEQAAIEQREDRVTRLDTARQIAYLASGEALRYDKCLIATGGRARTLSDIAPGERVLSLRTLADAMRLRKLLKRSRTVAVIGGGFLGLEFAASARARGLDVTVLETAPRLLGKAMPAAFSQRLEAKHRANGVNLALNAGPISVEQNETCVTVSAGVDVATFDFCVLAVGQVPNDDVARASGIEVSNGIVVDECCRTSAPNVFAAGDCANFPFGKNGGRIRLESWQNAQDQAIAAARSMLGDTSMYRPTPWFWTDQYDWNVQMIGLHDETVDQWVTRDTAADKQVLIGLRDRVIVYALALNQGGEIRALRRLVEQSIPIHPDQLSDMRVKLRQLERSAT is encoded by the coding sequence ATGGAGCAAACGTATCTGATCATCGGTGGCGGCCAGGCAGGTGGCCGTGCCGCCGAGACGCTTCGCCAGCAAGGCGTGACCGGCCGGGTCGTGATCGTCGGCGACGAATCGTGCCCGCCTTACGAGCGCCCGCCGCTCTCCAAGGAGGTGCTGACCGCGCCTGGCGACGACACCTGTTTCAATGGCTGGCTCCACGAGGCCGTCTTCTATGAACAGGCCGCCATCGAACAGCGCGAAGACCGGGTCACGCGTCTCGATACGGCGCGCCAGATCGCTTATCTCGCGAGTGGCGAGGCACTTCGCTACGACAAATGCCTGATCGCCACGGGCGGGCGAGCACGCACGCTCTCCGATATCGCCCCGGGCGAGCGCGTGCTGTCGCTGCGCACGCTCGCGGACGCCATGCGCTTGCGCAAGTTGCTCAAGCGCTCGCGCACCGTTGCCGTGATCGGTGGGGGCTTTCTCGGACTCGAATTTGCCGCCAGTGCGCGTGCCCGAGGTCTGGACGTCACCGTGTTGGAAACGGCGCCCCGACTGCTCGGCAAGGCCATGCCTGCGGCGTTCTCGCAACGGCTAGAGGCTAAGCATCGTGCCAACGGTGTGAATCTTGCGCTTAACGCCGGGCCGATTTCCGTCGAGCAAAACGAGACATGCGTCACGGTAAGCGCTGGTGTCGACGTGGCGACCTTCGATTTCTGCGTGCTCGCAGTGGGGCAGGTGCCCAACGACGACGTTGCCCGCGCCTCGGGCATCGAGGTGAGCAACGGCATCGTCGTCGACGAGTGCTGCCGGACCTCGGCGCCGAATGTGTTTGCGGCCGGCGATTGCGCGAATTTCCCGTTCGGCAAGAACGGCGGGCGAATTCGTCTCGAATCGTGGCAGAACGCCCAGGATCAGGCGATTGCCGCGGCCAGAAGTATGCTCGGCGACACGTCGATGTACCGGCCCACGCCGTGGTTCTGGACGGATCAATATGACTGGAATGTCCAGATGATCGGTCTGCACGACGAGACCGTCGATCAGTGGGTGACGCGCGACACCGCTGCCGACAAGCAGGTCCTCATCGGGCTGCGAGATCGCGTGATCGTGTACGCACTGGCCCTGAACCAGGGCGGTGAAATCCGCGCGCTGCGACGCCTTGTCGAACAATCGATTCCCATCCACCCCGACCAGCTCTCGGACATGCGCGTGAAGCTGCGACAACTCGAAAGGTCAGCGACCTGA
- a CDS encoding non-heme iron oxygenase ferredoxin subunit: MPLQFAANLSDMIEDEPLPVTLGDEKIALYLLDGEVYATHNVCTHQYALLSDGYVEDGCVECPLHQGKFDIRTGAAMCSPVTQPIRVFTVQVDGNAILVDI; this comes from the coding sequence ATGCCATTGCAGTTCGCAGCAAATCTCTCCGACATGATCGAGGACGAACCGCTTCCGGTGACCTTGGGAGACGAAAAGATCGCGTTGTATCTGCTCGATGGAGAGGTCTACGCCACGCACAACGTTTGCACCCATCAGTACGCGTTGTTGAGCGACGGCTATGTGGAAGATGGCTGCGTCGAATGCCCGCTGCATCAGGGCAAGTTCGATATCCGGACGGGCGCGGCCATGTGCTCGCCAGTCACGCAGCCGATCCGCGTGTTTACGGTTCAAGTGGATGGCAACGCCATCCTGGTCGATATCTGA
- a CDS encoding MarR family winged helix-turn-helix transcriptional regulator, translating into MQKYDIELLDSIRAASRQMVRELGFMQPTLAQTGYSASAVHAIMEIGARRSVTSAYLGEHLKLEKSSVSRMVRKLLIAGELKETPSRDDAREKLLSLTPRGRRTLAAIHAFGRRQVSGALDHMSEAERDAVARGLAIYARALQEVGKGAPAGLTT; encoded by the coding sequence ATGCAAAAATATGACATCGAGTTGCTCGACAGCATTCGGGCGGCCTCGCGGCAGATGGTGCGTGAGTTGGGATTCATGCAGCCAACGCTTGCGCAGACGGGGTATTCGGCGTCGGCTGTTCACGCGATCATGGAAATAGGCGCGCGACGCTCGGTGACATCCGCTTATCTGGGCGAACACCTGAAACTGGAGAAGTCGAGCGTAAGCCGAATGGTGCGAAAACTACTGATTGCCGGTGAGTTGAAGGAGACGCCCAGTCGAGACGACGCTCGCGAAAAGCTGTTGTCGTTGACGCCGCGCGGCAGACGTACGCTGGCCGCGATCCACGCGTTCGGAAGACGCCAGGTGAGTGGCGCGCTGGACCACATGAGTGAAGCGGAGCGGGACGCAGTGGCCCGAGGCCTGGCAATTTACGCACGGGCGCTGCAGGAGGTCGGGAAGGGAGCGCCCGCCGGCCTCACGACATGA